One part of the Prunus persica cultivar Lovell chromosome G5, Prunus_persica_NCBIv2, whole genome shotgun sequence genome encodes these proteins:
- the LOC18776199 gene encoding uncharacterized protein LOC18776199 codes for MSPSNTRSVENGNNGGGGGGGGKNFIEHQVSKMDTLAGVAIKYGVEVADIKRMNGFATDLQMFALKTLKIPLPGRHPPSSPLSLRENNTEKSTPCLGRAILLEPFRSVGSKAPKEKVTTAMSTLQKYYGLRSPNLGDTAEGMEMAVYRSRSSECFNDEVLSPLSESHPNKSRHSSIDLLAENGAMADYTHLAEPGNGEGEKSDEKSVRRRQKAEVDNGTGTPERLLKGENSGGSSGFSSSTGNGLAMRQKSASRAVLQSDSESGWLNSIPVGLGDSIITDEMAVVRKSSSTSSLKDQESNNTASVWPTSRWSLKQDLQALSTATMARPIFDGLPKPITGRWKAALD; via the exons ATGTCTCCTTCGAATACAAGGTCGGTGGAGAATGGCAAtaatggaggaggaggaggaggaggaggcaaGAATTTCATAGAGCACCAAGTCTCCAAGATGGACACACTTGCCGGCGTTGCCATCAAATACGGCGTCGAG GTGGCTGACATTAAAAGGATGAATGGGTTTGCTACAGATCTTCAAATGTTTGCTTTGAAGACTTTGAAAATACCTTTGCCAGGAAGACATCCGCCATCTTCCCCTCTTTCTCTACG CGAAAACAACACTGAAAAATCCACCCCATGTCTTGGTCGAGCTATTCTGCTAGAACCATTCCGCTCTGTCGGTTCAAAAGCTCCCAAAGAGAAAGTCACTACAGCAATGAGCACTTTACAAAAATACTATGGTCTAAGATCCCCAAATTTGGGGGATACAGCTGAAGGCATGGAGATGGCAGTCTACAGAAGTCGAAGTTCAGAATGCTTTAATGATGAGGTGCTGTCACCATTGTCTGAAAGTCACCCTAACAAGTCTAGGCATTCTTCAATTGATCTTTTAGCTGAGAATGGTGCAATGGCTGATTACACGCACCTTGCAGAACCTGGAAATGGGGAGGGTGAGAAATCTGATGAGAAATCGGTCCGAAGGCGTCAGAAAGCTGAAGTTGATAATGGTACTGGTACACCAGAAAGGCTGTTAAAAGGGGAAAACAGTGGTGGGAGCAGTGGTTTCTCTTCTTCAACAGGAAATGGTTTAGCCATGAGGCAGAAATCAGCAAGCCGAGCAGTACTGCAATCTGATTCGGAGTCAGGATGGTTGAACTCCATTCCAGTGGGATTAGGCGATTCTATCATAACTGACGAAATGGCTGTTGTTCGTAAATCATCAAGCACATCAAGCTTAAAAGACCAGGAGAGTAATAACACAGCATCAGTTTGGCCAACGTCAAGGTGGAGCTTGAAACAAGACTTGCAAGCTCTCTCAACTGCAACGATGGCTAGACCAATCTTTGATGGCTTACCGAAGCCAATAACTGGCCGCTGGAAAGCTGCCCTTGATTAG
- the LOC18776985 gene encoding dolichyl-diphosphooligosaccharide--protein glycosyltransferase subunit STT3B → MVGKPEPVNGTATAKTGPSPSPATSMSGLKPDLLNNLSFKTLKLKTKQQELLIRVSILCLVYILAFITRLFSVLRYESMIHEFDPYFNYRTTLYLTEKGFYDFWNWFDSESWYPLGRIIGGTLYPGLMVTAALIYWTLRFLSFAVHIREVCVLTAPFFASNTTLVAYFFGKEIWDTGAGLVAAALIAICPGYISRSVAGSYDNEGVAIFALLLTFYLFVKAVNTGSLAWALASAFGYFYMVSAWGGYVFIINLIPLYVLVLLITGRYSMRLYVAYNCTYIIGMLLAMQIRFVGFQHVQSGEHMAAMGVFFLMQVFYFLDWVRHLLSDTKMFQAFLRITVTCAVGIGAVALGVGTASGYISPWTGRFYSLLDPTYAKDHIPIIASVSEHQPTAWSSFMFDFHILLFLFPAGLYFCFKRLSDATIFIVMYGLTSMYFAGVMVRLILVATPAVCLISAIAVSATIKNLTQLVRAKNKVPQTGSTKGGSSTKGSSKGSVDQSQPFQRNGATVLLFGAFYLLSKYATHCTWVTSEAYSSPSIVLAARGAHGNRVIFDDYREAYFWLRQNTPPDAKVMSWWDYGYQITAMGNRTVIVDNNTWNNTHIATVGRAMSSYEDEAYEIMRSLDVDYVLVVFGGVTGYSSDDINKFLWMVRIGGGVFPVIKEPDYLVNGEYRVDKGAAPKMLNCLMYKLSYYRFGELTTEYGKPPGYDRARGVEIGNKDIKLEHLEEAFTTSNWIVRIYKVKPPNNRW, encoded by the exons ATGGTCGGAAAACCTGAGCCGGTCAACGGCACAGCCACTGCGAAGACCGGCCCATCTCCGTCCCCGGCCACCTCCATGTCAGGGCTGAAACCCGATCTCCTCAACAACCTCtcattcaaaaccctaaaactcAAAACCAAGCAGCAGGAGCTCCTGATCCGAGTCTCCATCCTCTGCTTAGTCTACATCCTCGCCTTCATTACGCGCCTCTTCAGCGTCCTTCGCTACGAGTCCATGATCCACGAGTTCGATCCCTATTTCAATTATCGCACTACCCTCTACTTGACCGAGAAGGGCTTCTACGATTTCTGGAACTGGTTCGACTCCGAGAGCTGGTACCCCCTCGGCCGGATCATTGGCGGCACCCTCTACCCCGGCCTCATGGTCACCGCCGCCCTCATCTACTGGACTCTCCGATTCCTCAGCTTCGCCGTTCACATTCGCGAGGTCTGCGTTTTAACGGCGCCGTTTTTCGCCTCCAACACCACCCTCGTCGCCTATTTCTTCGGCAAAGAGATTTGGGACACCGGCGCCGGCCTTGTTGCCGCCGCTTTGATCGCCATTTGCCCCGGTTACATCTCCAGATCGGTTGCCGGCTCCTATGACAATGAGGGTGTCGCCATTTTCGCCCTGCTCTTGACCTTTTACTTGTTTGTGAAGGCCGTCAACACCGGCTCGCTCGCTTGGGCCTTGGCCTCGGCGTTCGGCTATTTCTACATGGTCTCTGCTTGGGGAGGTTATGTCTTTATTATCAACTTGATTCCGCTTTACGTTTTGGTGCTTTTGATCACCGGCCGCTATTCCATGAGGTTGTATGTCGCCTACAATTGCACTTATATTATCGGAATGTTGCTCGCTATGCAAATTCGCTTTGTCGGCTTTCAGCACGTGCAGTCTGGCGAGCATATGGCTGCCATGGGCGTCTTCTTCTTGATGCAG GTATTTTACTTCTTAGATTGGGTCAGGCACCTACTGAGTGACACAAAGATGTTTCAAGCCTTTCTAAGGATCACTGTCACCTGTGCAGTAGGCATTGGTGCCGTTGCTTTGGGAGTCGGCACTGCATCTGGGTATATCTCTCCATGGACCGGACGGTTTTATTCCTTGCTAGACCCAACATATGCCAAGGATCACATTCCCATTATTGCATCTGTCTCTGAGCATCAGCCAACGGCTTGGTCATCTTTTATGTTTGATTTCCATATCTTACTCTTCCTTTTCCCTGCTGGTCTCTACTTCTGCTTCAAGCGGTTGTCAGATGCCACTATATTTATAGTTATGTATGGTCTTACAAGCATGTATTTCGCTGGTGTCATGGTTCGGTTAATTCTTGTTGCCACACCTGCAGTTTGTCTTATTAGTGCCATTGCTGTCTCTGCTACTATAAAGAATTTGACACAGTTGGTAAGGGCAAAGAACAAAGTTCCCCAGACGGGTTCCACCAAAGGAGGCAGCAGCACAAAAGGCTCTTCGAAG GGCTCTGTTGATCAATCTCAGCCTTTTCAAAGAAATGGTGCTACCGTCTTACTTTTTGGTGCATTTTACTTGCTTAGTAAGTATGCAACCCACTGTACCTGGGTCACTTCAGAGGCATACTCATCTCCCTCAATTGTTTTGGCTGCAAGAGGTGCCCATGGGAACAGGGTCATTTTTGATGACTATCGTGAGGCATACTTTTGGCTTCGTCAGAATACTCCTCCAGATGCTAAAGTGATGTCATGGTGGGATTATGGGTACCAAATCACTGCAATGGGAAACAGAACTGTCATAGTTGACAATAACACCTGGAACAATACACACATTGCTACGGTTGGGCGTGCAATGTCATCTTATGAAGATGAGGCATATGAGATAATGAGATCGCTTGATGTGGATTATGTCTTAGTTGTATTTGGTGGTGTTACTGGTTATTCTTCTGATGATATCAACAA ATTTCTGTGGATGGTGAGAATTGGGGGTGGAGTGTTTCCTGTGATTAAGGAGCCCGACTACCTCGTTAATGGTGAATATCGGGTTGACAAAGGTGCAGCACCCAAGATGTTGAACTGCCTCAT GTACAAGCTGTCTTACTATCGATTTGGAGAGCTGACGACAGAGTATGGCAAACCACCCGG GTATGATCGTGCACGGGGGgttgaaattggaaataaGGATATCAAACTTGAACATCTGGAAGAGGCATTCACGACATCTAATTGGATTGTTCGTATTTACAAAGTCAAACCACCTAATAATAGGTGGTAG